Proteins encoded together in one Synechococcus sp. A15-62 window:
- a CDS encoding endonuclease MutS2: protein MNPPVASPPTAIDLSQEADRAQQETLELLEWHRVCDHLSGFASTGMGRDAARMQPLPASLDESKQRLAETVEMAALDDLTEGGLSFRGVQNLEPVVLRCSKGGVASGEELLAVAETLAAARRLRRQIDDPELRPVCTALIETMVTLPELEQRLKFALEEGGRVADRASSALSALRHQWNGLRQERRDKLQELLRRLAPSLQDSVIAERHGRPVLAVKAGAVSQVPGQVHDSSASGSTLFVEPRSVLTMGNKLAELESRIRDEERRVLAELSALVAEEASALNQVVAVLRTLDFALARGRYGRWLGGVEPQLEPAAEAPFRFSGLRHPLLVWQHKRADGPPVVPISVEVSPELRVVAITGPNTGGKTVTLKSIGLAALMARAGMLLPCSGQPSLPWCAQVLADIGDEQSLQQSLSTFSGHVKRIGRILEALQRSGSPALVLLDEVGAGTDPSEGTALATALLKALADRARLTIATTHFGELKALKYDDARFENASVAFNPETLSPTYELLWGIPGRSNALAIATRLGLDSDVLHQAQQLLAPGGDGEVNSVIRGLEEQRQRQQAAAEDAAALLARTELLHEELLQRWQKQKQQTAQRQEQGRQRLEQSIRQGQKEVRTLIRRLRDERADGETARRAGQRLRSLEDHHRPTPERRAPKPGWRPAVGDRVRLLALGKAGDVLAITDDGLQLTVRCGVMRTTVDLTAVESLDGRKPEPPPKPVVKVHARSAGGGGAQVRTSRNTLDVRGMRVHEAEAAVEECLRSANGPVWVIHGIGTGKLKRGLRAWLDTVPYVERVTDAEQGDGGPGCSVVWVR from the coding sequence ATGAACCCCCCGGTGGCATCCCCTCCAACTGCAATTGACTTGAGTCAAGAGGCGGATCGGGCTCAGCAGGAAACCCTCGAACTGCTGGAGTGGCATCGGGTCTGTGACCATCTCAGCGGCTTTGCCAGCACCGGCATGGGCCGTGATGCGGCTCGGATGCAACCGCTTCCGGCCAGCCTGGATGAGTCGAAACAACGCCTGGCCGAGACCGTTGAAATGGCGGCGCTTGATGACCTCACCGAGGGCGGGCTTAGCTTCCGCGGCGTGCAGAACCTCGAGCCCGTGGTGCTGCGTTGCAGCAAGGGAGGAGTGGCCTCCGGCGAAGAGCTGCTGGCCGTGGCGGAAACGTTGGCAGCGGCCCGTCGCCTGCGCCGTCAGATCGACGACCCCGAGCTGCGCCCGGTTTGCACCGCGTTGATTGAAACGATGGTGACGCTGCCGGAGTTGGAGCAGCGGCTCAAATTTGCCCTCGAAGAGGGTGGCCGCGTCGCTGATCGCGCCAGCTCGGCCTTATCGGCGCTCCGGCATCAATGGAACGGACTGCGCCAGGAGCGACGCGACAAACTTCAGGAGTTGCTGCGTCGCCTGGCGCCATCTCTGCAGGACAGTGTGATCGCCGAGCGTCATGGCCGTCCTGTTCTGGCGGTGAAGGCCGGTGCCGTGAGCCAGGTGCCGGGGCAGGTGCACGACAGTTCGGCTTCAGGCAGCACCCTCTTCGTGGAACCCCGCTCGGTGCTCACCATGGGCAACAAGCTGGCGGAGCTGGAGTCCCGCATTCGGGATGAGGAACGCAGGGTGTTGGCGGAGCTGAGTGCTCTGGTGGCTGAAGAGGCGTCTGCCCTCAACCAGGTGGTGGCCGTGCTGCGCACGCTTGATTTTGCTCTTGCCCGTGGGCGTTACGGCCGCTGGCTTGGCGGCGTCGAGCCGCAGCTTGAGCCGGCAGCGGAGGCTCCGTTTCGCTTTTCAGGTCTGCGGCACCCGCTGTTGGTGTGGCAGCACAAGCGCGCGGATGGGCCACCCGTGGTTCCCATTTCGGTGGAGGTGTCTCCGGAGCTGCGGGTGGTGGCGATCACCGGGCCCAACACCGGTGGCAAAACGGTCACCCTGAAAAGCATCGGCCTCGCTGCACTGATGGCGCGCGCCGGGATGCTCCTGCCCTGCTCGGGCCAACCCTCCCTTCCCTGGTGTGCCCAGGTGCTGGCGGACATCGGCGATGAGCAATCCCTTCAGCAGAGCCTGTCCACCTTCAGCGGCCACGTGAAGCGCATCGGGCGCATTCTTGAGGCGCTGCAGCGCAGTGGTTCCCCTGCCCTGGTGCTGCTGGATGAGGTGGGTGCTGGAACAGATCCCAGTGAGGGAACGGCCCTGGCCACGGCTCTGCTCAAGGCTCTTGCCGATCGAGCTCGGCTCACGATTGCCACCACCCATTTCGGTGAACTCAAGGCCCTCAAATACGACGACGCTCGTTTTGAGAATGCCTCTGTGGCCTTCAACCCTGAGACGTTATCCCCCACCTACGAGTTGCTTTGGGGAATTCCGGGACGCAGCAATGCGCTGGCGATCGCGACGCGCCTGGGGCTCGATTCGGATGTGCTTCACCAGGCCCAGCAGCTGCTGGCTCCAGGAGGTGATGGTGAGGTGAACAGTGTGATCCGCGGCTTGGAGGAGCAACGGCAGCGCCAGCAGGCCGCGGCAGAAGATGCTGCAGCACTCCTGGCACGCACTGAGCTGCTGCACGAGGAGTTGCTGCAGCGCTGGCAGAAGCAAAAGCAGCAGACCGCGCAACGTCAGGAGCAGGGTCGTCAACGCCTGGAGCAGTCGATCCGTCAGGGCCAGAAGGAAGTTCGCACCCTGATTCGCCGTCTGCGGGATGAACGCGCGGATGGGGAAACCGCGCGGCGGGCTGGGCAACGGTTACGCAGCCTGGAGGACCATCACCGCCCCACCCCTGAACGGCGTGCACCCAAGCCAGGCTGGCGTCCGGCCGTGGGCGATCGCGTGCGCTTGCTGGCCCTCGGTAAGGCCGGCGATGTGTTGGCCATCACCGATGACGGCCTTCAGCTGACAGTCCGTTGCGGGGTGATGCGCACCACGGTGGATCTGACGGCGGTGGAAAGCCTGGATGGGCGTAAGCCAGAGCCGCCTCCAAAGCCGGTGGTGAAGGTGCATGCCCGTTCAGCCGGTGGCGGTGGTGCACAGGTGCGCACCAGTCGCAACACCCTTGATGTGCGGGGCATGCGGGTGCATGAGGCCGAAGCAGCGGTTGAGGAATGCCTGCGCAGTGCCAATGGCCCGGTTTGGGTGATCCATGGCATTGGTACGGGCAAGCTCAAGCGCGGCCTGCGCGCCTGGCTGGACACGGTGCCATACGTGGAACGGGTGACTGATGCGGAGCAGGGGGACGGCGGACCGGGCTGCAGCGTTGTCTGGGTGCGCTGA
- a CDS encoding ABC transporter ATP-binding protein, whose product MAGVRFEDLSKTFPGRGGGDPVDVIRQLNLTINDGEFLVLVGPSGCGKSTLLRLLAGLDHPSSGEIRIGTRPISDVPPARRNVAMVFQSYALYPHLSVRDNLSFGLRRSQARSTFQRIQDQAFRSTRMLPKPLRVRSVREEQIDARVNTVARSLELTELLDRRPKELSGGQKQRVALGRAMARNPEVFLMDEPLSNLDAKLRTSTRQKIVELQRELGTTTVYVTHDQVEAMTMGDRIAVLNQGRLQQLGTPMELYRWPSNIFVAQFIGSPAMSLLPVTVGPNATLILGSKRIQVEGEMVEPLLEREGQHLTAGLRPEHWHLAPATNRNLQTEVSHCERLGNEQILTCRLVDGDQLIQVRGSADINIKAGDAIHLDPDPTGWRLFEADGEAIR is encoded by the coding sequence GATCCCGTTGATGTGATTCGTCAGTTGAATCTGACGATCAACGATGGCGAGTTTTTGGTGCTGGTCGGTCCCTCGGGGTGCGGCAAAAGCACCTTGCTGCGACTGCTGGCCGGTCTCGACCATCCCAGCAGCGGTGAAATCAGAATCGGAACTCGGCCCATCAGCGATGTGCCGCCAGCGCGCCGCAACGTCGCCATGGTGTTCCAGAGCTACGCGCTCTACCCGCATCTCAGCGTGAGGGACAACCTCAGCTTCGGGCTGCGCAGAAGCCAGGCAAGATCGACATTTCAGCGAATCCAAGATCAAGCCTTTCGATCCACGCGCATGTTGCCCAAACCACTGCGGGTGCGGTCAGTCAGAGAAGAACAAATCGATGCCCGGGTGAACACCGTTGCCAGATCTCTGGAACTAACGGAATTGCTCGATCGAAGGCCAAAGGAACTGTCCGGTGGACAGAAACAACGGGTCGCCCTCGGACGCGCCATGGCGCGCAATCCTGAGGTGTTCTTGATGGATGAACCGCTCAGCAATCTCGACGCCAAACTCAGAACGAGCACGCGCCAAAAAATCGTCGAGCTGCAGCGAGAACTCGGAACAACGACGGTTTATGTGACCCACGACCAGGTGGAAGCGATGACCATGGGCGACCGCATCGCGGTGTTGAACCAAGGGCGCTTGCAACAACTCGGAACACCGATGGAGTTGTACCGGTGGCCCTCCAACATCTTTGTGGCCCAGTTCATCGGCAGCCCAGCGATGAGCCTGTTGCCCGTCACGGTGGGACCCAATGCAACCCTCATTTTGGGAAGCAAGCGCATTCAGGTTGAAGGTGAAATGGTTGAGCCCTTACTTGAACGAGAAGGCCAACACCTCACCGCAGGATTGAGGCCTGAACACTGGCATCTGGCACCAGCAACGAACAGAAATCTCCAAACCGAGGTGAGCCATTGCGAGCGTCTGGGCAATGAGCAGATCCTCACCTGTCGGCTCGTGGATGGGGATCAACTCATCCAAGTCAGAGGTTCAGCAGACATCAACATCAAGGCCGGCGATGCCATCCATCTCGACCCTGACCCCACAGGCTGGCGGTTGTTCGAGGCGGATGGAGAAGCGATCCGTTAA